GGCGCAGAAGCCGCCGAGGCCGCCGCTGCCAAGGAACGCGAAATCCATAGCGGTAACGCCATCCCGAGCGATGCTGCCGAATGCAGCGTGGCGGCCGGCACCTACGGTGCCCTGGACCTGCTCGTGGAAATCAAGGCGTTTGCCTCCAAGGGCGAAGCCCGTCGCATGGTTCAGAACGGCGGCGTGAAGATTGCGGGCGAAAAGCTTGCCGACCCGCAGGCCCAAATCGAAATCAAGGGCGGCGACCAGCTGGTGGTCCAGGTGGGCAAGCGCAAGTTCTACAAGGTGAATTTCTAGGGTAAATCATGGCTCAGGAAATACTCATTCTCGGTTTGAATCCCGCTTGGCAGCGTCTGTTCTTCTTGGACAAGTTTACGCCGGGCGAGGTGCACCGCATCTCGAAGGTCGAGGAATATGCGTCGGGGAAGGGCATCAACTGCAGCCGTGTATTGCAGAACCTGGGCGGAACGCCCCTCCTGATGCATTTTCTCGGGGGCGATCACGGCTCGCGTATCTTCGACGAGATTTCCGCTTGCGGTATACAGCAGGCTCCGATATGGATAAAGGAACCGACGCGCGTCTGCACGACAATCGCCTGCGGGGGCGAATCGACCGAACTTATCGAACCTTCGCCGGAACTTTCGGATTTCGAGAACCAGGATTTTACGCAGACGCTGGCCGAGCACTGGAATTCGGCGCAGAGCGTCGCCCTGTGCGGGTCTTTCCCGGAACATTTCGACGTGAATTGCATCAGCAATCTTGATTTTGCGGGCAAACGCGTGTATGTCGACGCTATCACGGATATCGATTCCTGGCTCGAAAAGGGCGTGGAACTCCTCAAGATAAACATGCCCGAATACAGCCAGCTGCTCGATCGCCTCGGAATTCCGCAGGTGAAGTCCAGCCCGCAGTTCTGGAAGATGACGGCGACCGCCGTGCTCGAGCGCCTTCCCATCAAGAACCTCGTGGTGACCGACGAGGATTCTCCGGTGCGCGCCTTCCGCTTTGTGGAAAAGAAGTTCCAGAGCATTACGGTGCTGCCGCCTACGGTAGAAGTGCAGAACAACGTGGGCGCCGGCGATTCCTTCTTTGCCGCCTGGCTCTATGCCGACAGCATGGGACTCGATTTCGAGGAATGCCTCGTGAAGGCGACCGCTGTTGCCGTTGCCCGCTGCGAAGTCGAAAAGCCGTGGATGCTCAGTCTCGACCGTGTCGCGGAACTTGAAGAAATTATCCGTCCGGAACTCGAAAAGCAGGAATAGCCCGGGGGCGCCATGAACGGAACGCTTGTCGCCTTCGCTTCCAGGGTGGAATTCAACGCGGTCTATCCGCAGGTTTCCGCTGTGGTGGCGTCGTCCACCCCGCAGGCGCTCAACACCCGGTACGATGTCGCGGTATGCGGCGTGGGCGCTCTGGAATTCTCCACCAATCTCGCTTTTCTCCTCTCCAAGAGGCGCTATGAGCGCATAATCCAGGTCGGAGTCTGCGGCGCCTATCCGAACCGCGGCCTGGACCTGTGCGATGTCGTGCGTGTCGATACCGATGTCGTGGGCGACATGGGGGCGCAGACCCGCGAAGGCCATTTCCTTTCATGGGGCGAGGTTTCCGGCAAGGAACTCGTGTACAGGGGCGAATCGTCGCGCTTCCTTTCGCTTGCGCTTGCTTCTGTGCGCTCCGCTGCGGGCGTGACCGTGAACTGCTGTACCGGTACCGTGTACCTTGCGAACCGCCGCAGCCGCCTTTATAACGCCGATGTCGAGACGATGGAAGGTGCGGCCTGCTTTGCCGTGTGCAGCCGTTTCGGGATTCCCGGCTACCAGTTCCGCGCCGTGAGCAATATCGCGACCGACCGCGACATTTCCACCTGGAAAATCCCCGAGGCCATGGCCGCCCTCAAGGAACAGGTCCTGGACCTTTTGTGAGTTACTAGTTCCAAGTTACTAGTTCCTGGCATCTTGTAACCTGAAAACACTATTGACTCGGAACTCAGAACTCGGAACTTTAAACTTTCTACCCCACATTTCAAATCCCTATGCGTCTTTCTCTCGGCATCTCTACCTGTCCTAACGACACCTACATCTACGAGGCGCTTGTCGCCGGTCTCGAAAATTCGCCTTTCGAATGGGACGTGCACTTTGCCGACGTGCAGACTTTGAACGAGATGGTCATCCGCGGCGAGCTCGACGTCGCCAAGGTGAGCGCGCAGGTGTTCCCGTCGGTGCGCGAGAACTACCGCTGCCTCGATTGCGGAGGCGCCATCGGGTACGGCTGTGGCCCGCTGCTCCTTTCTTCGCAATCCGCCGCCTTCGACCCTGCGCAGCAGACTGTTCTTCC
The DNA window shown above is from Fibrobacter sp. and carries:
- a CDS encoding S4 domain-containing protein, with amino-acid sequence GAEAAEAAAAKEREIHSGNAIPSDAAECSVAAGTYGALDLLVEIKAFASKGEARRMVQNGGVKIAGEKLADPQAQIEIKGGDQLVVQVGKRKFYKVNF
- a CDS encoding 1-phosphofructokinase family hexose kinase, translating into MAQEILILGLNPAWQRLFFLDKFTPGEVHRISKVEEYASGKGINCSRVLQNLGGTPLLMHFLGGDHGSRIFDEISACGIQQAPIWIKEPTRVCTTIACGGESTELIEPSPELSDFENQDFTQTLAEHWNSAQSVALCGSFPEHFDVNCISNLDFAGKRVYVDAITDIDSWLEKGVELLKINMPEYSQLLDRLGIPQVKSSPQFWKMTATAVLERLPIKNLVVTDEDSPVRAFRFVEKKFQSITVLPPTVEVQNNVGAGDSFFAAWLYADSMGLDFEECLVKATAVAVARCEVEKPWMLSLDRVAELEEIIRPELEKQE
- the mqnB gene encoding futalosine hydrolase, encoding MNGTLVAFASRVEFNAVYPQVSAVVASSTPQALNTRYDVAVCGVGALEFSTNLAFLLSKRRYERIIQVGVCGAYPNRGLDLCDVVRVDTDVVGDMGAQTREGHFLSWGEVSGKELVYRGESSRFLSLALASVRSAAGVTVNCCTGTVYLANRRSRLYNADVETMEGAACFAVCSRFGIPGYQFRAVSNIATDRDISTWKIPEAMAALKEQVLDLL